The window GAAAGCTTCATCTTTGAAATAAACGGTCAAAAGATTTTTGCAAAAGGGGCAAACTGGATACCTGCTGATTCCATCCTGCCAAGGCTGAAAGAAGATGACTACAAAGCTTTAATCAAAATGGCAAAAGATGCGAACATGAACATGCTCAGGGTCTGGGGCGGCGGTATTTATGAGCATGACTGGTTTTATAGCGAGTGTGACAAAAACGGTATAATGGTATGGCAGGATTTTATGTTTGCATGCGCAATCTACCCTGATGAGTTTGACTTTTTTGTGGAGAATTTCAAAAAAGAAGCTGAGTACCAGATAAAACGACTGAGAAACCATCCGTGCATAGTGCTTTGGTGTGGTAATAACGAAAACAACTTGGGATTTAGAGACTGGTGGCACATTGGCGACCCAGAATTTTTGGGAAATAGAATTTACAAGAAGGTTTTGCCACAGATTCTATCAGAGCTTGACCCAACAAGACCGTACCACATCTCAAGCCCGTATGGTGGGGAGCATCCAAATAGCAGCACTGCCGGCGACAAGCACACATGGGATATCTGGGCTGGCTGGAAAGACTATATTTACTACAAGCACGACAATGCAAGGTTTGTGAGTGAGTTTGGTTTTCAGGCAGCAGCACACCTTGATACAATGAAAAAGTACATTCCTCTTAAAGACCAGACAATCTTCTCAAAAACTTTGAGAATGCACGAAAAGCAGGAAGAAGGTTTGGAAAGGCTTATAAGGTATATGGCGGGCTCAATTGGTCTTCCAAAAGATTTTGATTCTTTTGTTTACCTTTCACAGTTTGTTCAAAAAGAGGCTATTAAAGCCGCTGTTGAACATTATCGTAAAAACAAATTTAGAACTGCCGGTGCTATTTACTGGCAGCTAAACGATTGCTGGCCTGTTATATCATGGTCATCAATTGATTATTTGAAAAGAAGAAAGGCGCTTTACTATGAGTCAAAAAGGTTATTTGCAAAGTTTTTGCCAGTTGTTGAGTATGAGGATGGGAAGCTAAAGGTATATGTTATTAGTGATGAGCTTGTGGCCAAACAGGGTCAGCTCAATATCACAATCTGGAACTTTGACGGGCAGAAGTTATACGAGAAAAACATTACTCTGGAAATTCCTGAAAATGGTGTGGTTGAGGCATTTTCTGAAAAAGTAAAAAACTTGAATATTTTAAAGGGTGAGTGGTTATATATACCCAAACATGTTGAAACAGCTGTAATTGGGGATAAGATAGACAGAGGACTTTTGGAAAGCATAGTTTTTGTGAGCCTTTTTGTCGATAGAGTGGAGTACGAAAACTACTTTGTATTTGAAAAGCCAGTAAACCTTGAGCTAAAACCCTGCCAGTTTGAGTACAGAATAGAAGATGACTATATTATAATAAAACCTAAGACTCCTGCAATCTGCCTTATAGTTGAAGCTGATAAGGATATTCAAGACAATTTCATCTTTGCAAGGCCTGCAAGAGAGTACAAAATTCGCTTAAACGGTGCTCAGGTGAGCAGGGTTTGTGATTTGGTTGAGATGCTGATAAGGTAAACTAAATTACATCTAAAATAGAATACTCATATAACCCTCTCTGGCATGTGACAGGTTTTAAAGCTTGCGTGAAGAGAATAATTCAATGCCGGAGGGGGGTTTTTGTTTTTAGAGCAAAAAGGCAAAAATAAAATTAGTAAAATTGCTGAATGCACAACAAGTCAGATATTTGATATAATATGGTTACTGCAAATGTTTGCGCAACAATTTGTATATGGAAAAGAGGGATCATATGAGAAAGCCGCACGTAGTAGAAGCTATAATTGGGAATACAAAGGTTTTGGGGCAGCTTGATTCAAATGGCATATTGCAAAGGTTTTATTGGCCTGCAGTAGATTATTATCAGCAGCTAAAACTCTTTTTGGCAGCTGTTTTTTTGGATGGGCTTGTATTTTTCGAAGATGAAAATTTCAAGATAAAAAGTGGATTTGTGGATGACTTTGCGTACTTTTTTGAATATAAAATTGCAGACAAGACAATTTTTCAGCTTGACTTTGTTGACTTTGAAACAGACAGCTTGGTTCGTTTATGGGAAACGGCTTTTGAAGACTTCTATGTCTTTTTAGAACCCATGATAAATTCTTCAAGCCTTTTTAATGCTGCAAAGGCTGATAAAGAAAATGAAATAATCTATGCATATTTTAAAGGGAGATATATAGGTCTTGCTTTTGAGAATAAGATAAAAAGCTTTACAGTTAAAAACGGAATTGATGATGCAAAGGATAATCAGCTGGAAGGCTGGAATGAAGCTACAAATCCACAGATTGCAGTAAAACTTGAAAATACAGGAAAGGTTGTATGTTTTCTTGCTTTTGGAAACTCAAAAGATGAAGTCTATCATAAGCTCTCTTATTTAAAGCAAAAGGGGTATGACGATATTTACAGTCAAAACAAAGCCTTTTGGGAAAAGAAATTCTCAAAAGTAAAGATCATTTGTACAGAAGATCCCAAAAACATAGAGCTTCAAAAAAGAAGTGCCTATGTATTTTATACTCTGCAAAATTCCAAAACAGGTGGAATTTTAGCAGCATCTGAGGTTGACGAGAAGTTTTTCCACTGTGGCGGTTATGGTTTTGTCTGGGGTAGAGACGCTGCGTTTATAACAGCAGCAATGGATGAGCTCGGGATGTCAAGTGAGGTTGAAAAATTTTTTGACTTTAAATTTTCTTGTCAGGAGAAGGAAGGATTCTGGGACCAGAGATATTATACGGATGGCAGTTTGGCACCAAGCTGGGGAATTCAGATTGATGAGACTGCTTCGGTTGTATGGGGCTTTTTAGAACATTGCGAGAAGAAAAATTCTCTTCATTTGATTGATTTGTATAAAGATAAGCTCAAAAAAGCACTGCTGTTCTTGCTACGTAGAGTAGATGAACAAAAAGGAGTTGTGTGCAGAAGCTTTGACCTGTGGGAAGAAAGAGAAGGAATTCATCTTTACTCAAATGCAAGCATATATGCTGCGCTAAAGAAAGCCAAAAAATATTTTCCTGAGCTTGAAAATGAAATTGAAAAGAAGCTAAAGGCAATAAAAAATCAGATGGCAACAAGATTTTACAGTCCTAAACTTTCCCGGTATGTAAGGTCAACAGATGTTAAAATTTCACATGAGGAATTTTTAAAGCTTCCTGAAGAGAACAGGTACATGCAAAAAGATGAGAGATATGAGATAACCTATTATTTCAAGAAGCAAGATGAAGTTGTTGACATTTCAATGTTGGGGGTTTACTATCCGTTCGAAATGATAGATGCTGAGGATGAAGCTTTTAAAGCTACTGTTTTGGCTATCGAAAGGGAATGCCAAAACAAGATTGTGGGTGGCTACAAAAGATATTCCGATGATAAATACATTGGTGGAAATCCATGGATACTGACAACACTCTGGCTTGCAATTTACTACAAAAAAACAGGGCAGATTGACAGGGCAGAAAAACTTTTTGAGTGGGCAAAAGCGCACAGTTTGCCAAACGGACTTTTCCCAGAGCAGGTTGACAAGCTCACTGGCAAGCCTGCCTGGGTTGTCCCTTTGGCATGGTCTCATGCAATGTATGTGCTGTATCTTTATGAATAAATTAATGATAAAAATAAAGACCAGCTTGTTTGCTCTTAAACACAGCTGGTCTTTTAGTTTTATTATTACACAGGATTATAAGGTAAATATTTCTCCAATCTCTTTTTTAAAAGTTGATATTTAAAGGTTGTTTTCCCAATTGTTTCATCATCAATAGATTTTATTTCACCGTCATATGTTGCTTCTTCAAATTAAGAAAAATCAAGAATGATATGTACTGTATATCTTTTATGATTTCTAAATCCCTTGAGTCTCATATTCTCAAGATTATATTCACCTTTTTTGTGCTTTAATATTCTTACTCATCTTTATCTTTTTGTGTTTTGTTATTTAACACACATTTGATATTGACATATTATTCCATAGTACTATAAAACATTTAAAAACAATATCTTTTTTTGGAAGGGTTATGATGAAAAAAGAATTCAAAAACTAATTGCATTCATTATTTTGTGTATTTTTACAGCAAATATTTTTGTACCTTATTTTGCAAGGGCTGAAATTTTGCTTGCAAATAGTACGACTCAGGCAGGAGCATCAGTTCAAGATACATCTTTGATTCAAAGTCCACGGCAGATTTTGTTTGTTCAGATTGAGAAGTTGTCTAACTTACCAGAACCTTTTTATGACCTGAAACCATCATACGACGAAAAATTGAAACAGGTAAAGATTACACTGATAAAAGCTATGAATTATTTTGACAGTGACACCACTATTGTTGACCAGAACTTTTTTGACTATATTGAAAAAGCAGTTAGAAAGCTCGAACATTATCTAAACCATGAAAACATCAAAGAAGATGTAGTTCCTGCAATAGAAGAGATAAGGACAAGCTGCATTCAGACAGCAAGGTTGGTTGTAGAAAATCTAAAGAAGTTATGTGAAGAAAATGAGAGTATTTTTACTCAAAAACAGAAAAAAGAGTTTTTAAAAGCAATTGAGGAGTATAACAAGGGGTATGAGTTTGAAAGTAAAAGGAATAGTGAACAAGCTATACATTTTTACAGAAAGTCATGGGAAGGTTTAAACGAACTGAAAAAGGCACTTGCGCAGCTGCAGGATAAAGACAGTGACACCTGTCCGGACTTTTTAGAGGAAAAATTTGGACTTAAGACAAACAAAAAGGATACAGACGGGGATAATCTTTCAGATTTTTTTGAGGTTTTAAAACTTTTCAATTTAACTGATGGTAACCTTGTTGACACAGACAAAGACAGCATACCGGACAGTAAGGAAGACCCGGACGAAGATAGACTAACAAATATTGATGAGCAGGAATTTGGTACAGACCCTCTTTTGCCTGACACAGACAGTGATGAGTTAGATGATTACTTTGAAATATTCACATTCAAAAGTTCACCGATAAAATGTGATACTGATGAAGATGGTCTATTTGACAAGAGCGAGTATTTACTTGGCACGGACCCTAATAACCCTGATACAGACCAGGATGGTATTTTGGACGGACTTGAAGAATATAGGCAGGTATTTACAGAAGAACAAACAGGTGCAAAGGTTGAAATCACTGCAGAGGGAGATATTTCGAAATTTGTTGAGACAAGAAGTTTCAAGGATGAAGAGATATTCCAGAAGGTGTATGGTTTAGTTTCTACACCTGTTGACATTGATGTATATGCAACTTTTAAGGAAGCCAAGGTATACATTCCAATTGAAACGACAAAAGTTCCAAACGGAGATATTCAGAATGTGAAAATGTTCTACTTTGATGAAGAGTTAAAGACATTTGTTCCACTTGACGAACAAGGTGTAGACGTCGAAAACAAAATAGTATGGGCTAAAACAGATCATTTCACAACTTTTGTGCTCTTCTATATACCAACATGGAAAGCAGTTTGGGAAGTTCCAGTAAACAAAGGCGAAAGAGAAGTGAGTCAGCAGACAAAGTATATAGACATAGTGTTTGTGCTTGATTCATCCGGGAGCATGAGTTGGAATGACCCGAACAATTACAGAAAAACAGCAGCAAAATCGTTTGTAGATGCACTTATACAGGAAACAGAGCAGCTGTTATAGATTTTGACAGTTATGGATACCTGCTGCAGCCGCTTACACACGATTTTGAAGCGGTAAAAAGCGCAATTGACAGAATTGACAGCTATGGTGGTACAAATATTGCAGCAGGTATAAGACTTGCAAATCAACAGTTAATTTCGTACAGTTCTGACGATAGAATAAAGGTAATAATACTTTTGACAGACGGTGAAGGATATTACGATGGAAACCTTACAGTTCAGGCAAAAGAGAATAATATAACAATTTACACAATTGGTTTGGGTACAAGCGTTGATGAAAATCTTTTGAAAAATATAGCTGCACAAACAGGTGGCATGTATTTTCCGGTATCATCTGCCTCCCAATTGCCTCAAGTATTTAAGAGGATAACCGAGATTGTAACAGAGCCCATTGATACGGATGGTGATGGAATACCGGACAGTGTAGAGGTTAAAGGTGCACGAACAGGTTTTGGCACTATGGTATATTCAGATCCAAATAACCCTGATACAGATGGAGATGGACTATCAGACAAAGATGAGATAGGTGAGCTTGTTTGTGGGCCAAACGGTGAATATTATAAGTCTTGTACAAATCCTGCGAATGGGGACACTGACTACGATGGGCTTTCTGAAAGTGAAGAAGAGGAGTATGGAACAAATCCATGTATAAGTGATACAGACGGTGATGGACTGTCAGATGGTCTTGAAATTAGCATGGGATATTCACCGCTTCACAAAAACTATGATGGTGATTCATATGCAGACAAAGAAGAGGCAGAGAAAGGTCTTGACCCGTACTTGTATGATAAAACATGGTTCGAACATATAAAAGACATTTTAGCAGGGGCAACATGCGGTGATGCAGGTGAGATACTTGTAAGGTATGGTATTTTGGCAGAAAGGACTTTAAAATCTCTTGGGTATTTAATAGGACTCATTGCTTCAGGGTTTATTCCATTTTCTGACATAAGAGATGCTATTGCGAGCCTTGTAAAACTTGATTTTGTAGGAGTTTTTACAAATCTACTGGGGTTTGTACCGGGTATTGGTGATTTTGCCGATGCTGCAAGAGGATTTTTGAAATTTATAGGACTTGGAGAAGAATGCATAAGTATTGCAGCAAGATTTATATTTGAAAAATTTGAAGCATGGAAGAGTATGTTTACATCATCAGTATTTTTACCTATTTTTGCAATGCTTTCAAAAGGGCAAGACAATCTTAAAGCATTAGAAAGTGTTGTAGGAAATAGTGGAGAAGTTCAAAAGTTTACATCTGAGTTTGCACAGCACAATTCCATTGACGAAATTGCTAAGTTCATTAATGAGCAAAATATAAAATTTGATACTTTAAAAATACAAAATATAGAAGGTATAGAGGCAAGAGTAAATGAATATATGATGAAGAATAATCTCACAAGTAAAACAATAAGGGCAGAAAGGTTTGCAGTCGAAGCTGCAGTTGACTATTATACATCACTTGGCTACAAATGCGTATACAAAGCACGGCATGGAGTAAAAGGACCAGATTTGGTTTTTAGGAAAGGAGACGAATATCTAATAGTAGAGGTGAAGGGGGCAATAGAAGACTTTAAAAATCCGATGGTAGGGCATAAAAGACTGTTTAACTATGTGAAAGATGAAAATACTGGGGAGAAGAAGTTACTTGCGCAGCTTTCTTGGGAATGGCTGAGTACAAATCCCGAGAGGTATTTAGGAGTGATGGAAAAAGAGATGGAGCCTGATGAATTTGCGAGATTTAAAGAGTTTTTAAAAAAGAAAGGGCAGTACAGGGCAGCGCTGGTATATGCGTCTAAGAACGAGAGGATAAGATGGGATGGGGGATTTGACGAATATTTAAAAGAGGCTTTTATTGACAATAAGAACATGAAGAACATAGAGATATTAAAGATGATATATTGAAGGAGAGAATGGGTATGAGGGTGGGAGAGGTGGGGAGGAAAATTTTTGAGGACAGAGGAGAGGTGAGAAGGTATGTGGTGGGAGATAAAGCTAAATAGTAAGAAGCTAAGGCAGATAATAGATGAGGAGTTGAGAATGCTAAATGAGGGATATTTATTGCATGATTTGAGAGCAGTGACTCTGGGCAGGGCTTATATGTATTTAGGGGAGTATGAGAAGGGTAAGGAGTATATTTTGAAGTGTATAGAAGAAGAGATAAAGTTTGAAAAAAAGGTAATGGAGGAGTATGGATATGAAAGTGAACAGGTAGCGATGTGTAAGGTGAGGATAGGGAAGCATATGAGGTGGATAGGGGAGATAGAGAAGATGGAAGAGAAGTTTAAGGAAGCGATTGAGATATTCAATAAGGTATATGAGGAGGGGAAAAGGGAAAAGCTGAAATTGGTATTGTATCCATGGGGTAGTTCAGATTTTTATAAATTATGGGCGACAGCCGAGTTTTACTTAGGCAACTATGAGAAGGCAGTGGAGATAGAGAAGCTGATGGAGGGCAGGCATGGTATACTGCCGCGTGGATTTGCGGAGAGCATTCTAAAGAGAGATGTTGAAGGTATAAAGACATTGATAAAGAGGTTGGTGGAGCTTATAAAAGATGAGAAGCGGCCACTGCACAGTAATGTATATAACCATGATCCGTGGCACTGGTATGAGGAGGGCAAGAAGCTAATAGGGTTGCCTAGTATATTTGATGTATATGACAAGAGAGAACCTATGTTTGAATGTAATAGAGAATAGAATGAGGGGGTGTTTTAAAGATGAGTAGTTCTTCTTATGTTATATTAGAATATGAGTTTAAAGTTAACGGCAAAATTCCCTCAGATCTACTTTCAAGTTTTGAGGACAAATTTATAAAGTTTTTTTACTATTTTTGTGATCATATTCTTTTTGATATAAATTTTTATTTTCCCAATAAAGAGATATACAATGCATACTGGCCCAATATACACAGCGAACTGACAGAAATTAAAGAAATTGATAAAAATTTATTCAAAGTTAAACTGTGGTTTGCTTATGATGAGACACTATCAAAAAGAGGGAAAAAGAAGTTAATAGAGCATTGTAAAGAGTTTATAAGAAGGATGAACAAATTTTTTGAGTTGTTTGGATATGACGTTAGATTTGGAGACGAACCCATTAGTGAAGAAGTGTATGATCCGGTTGAAGAATATGGAATAGTTCCTGATTATGAAGATTTGTTCTTGGATGATGAAGACGATGAGGATAGTTAATAAGCATTCAAGAGTGTATAAGAAAGTAAATACTATGGGAAGGGAGATAGAAAATAGCAATTGAATATTATATTAATCATATGTGTCCTGTAAAAGAAAAATATGACATTAGAGAAATTATAAACACAATGAAATTGAAAGAGAGTTTGAGTTTTATAGAGAACTTAAATGAAGAAGCCCACCCGAAGAAGGTCAAATTAGCTAAAGTAGGTCCAGACGGCAGGATTATTGAGGAGGAATATGATGTAGATGATATTACAGAAAAATGGAACCAATTTAATTTGGCAGGAAGACAATGTTATAAATGTGGGATATCAGGTGGAGGGAAATTCAGGTGTTACGGCAAAATTGATTATCCAATCACATATAGGTTTGAACTGTGGCTTAAGAGGATATTCGAAAGAGAATTTCGAAGAAAAGACACCCCACTTAAGATAATAAATAATTTAGTAGATAAAGGTTATATTACAGGAAAGCAATTTATAGAGTTAAAAAGAGACCCTTCATATTTTGAAAATAACAAAACTGTAAGAATACTTACAGGTAGAGAACTACTGTTTAATTCTTATATAACAACTGAACATATTTTGGAATTTTATTTTTGTTCGCATAATTGGGAAATGACATATAAAGATAGGATTGCTTTATATGCAATATTAATTTATCCTTTCATTATGAGGGGAAGTGATGGTAAATTGACAAATATATTAGCTTTTGAAACTAAAGATGAAGAAGGCAGAGATTATTCTATAGAGCAATTTAGATATTTTATTCAAGCTATAGCCAATGCGAAGTTTTACGAATGTGATATTACCGTAGAATTATAATAAATAAAATTTGTATAAGGTATTTTAAAAAAAATAATAGCTTGTTGAATAAAACTGATTAACAGAAAAGACAATAAATAGATATATATAAAAAGCCATCCTCCTTGAGGTAAAATTATAGTAAGAGAAGACTAAAAACTAACTGAGGAGGTTGGCAATGACTAATTTTATTAAAACACAAAAACAAAAATTTTTAAAGATACGTATGACAATCGAGAAAGTAATAAAAGCCTTGGGATTAAGGATAAAAAGTAGCAGGAGAGGAAGACCGAAGAAATTTAAGCTAAGCCGTATAATAGCTTGTTTTGTTTACAAATTCAAAAACAAGATAAACAGCTTCAGGGAATTAGAATACAGGATAAATGAAGATGGAGAATTTAAAAAGGCTATAGGGATAGAAAAGAGCCCCGATCATACATATTTTTCGAAATAGGCAAAAGTAATTGAAGAAGAATTATTTAAAAGAATTTTATTACTTTAAAGAAAATCCTTTAAACAGAATTATTCAATTGTCGATTGTGGTTGGAATAGCAGTCGGAGCAATAATTGATGCTAAATGTACTGGAAATTCTGACAGAATATGCTTAGAATTTTTTTAAATAACTTTCTGTTATTTTTTACTTTCTTTTTTCTACCTCTAAACATTGGTCTTTTTGTTTTAAAAATAATACCAAGCATTAAAGACTTGGTAGTTTTTGTTTTATTTGAAATTGTCTTTACATATTCAGTTTTGCGTTCTAATTATTTATATATTCTCAAATTTAAGAATTACAATAATTATGGGAAAATTGTCATATTATAAGGTATCATATTTGGGCACAGTTAGCATTATCAAGGAAACTGAAGAACACCTAAGGTCACTTGAATTGTTGGATAACAATGAATCTATAGATATGGGGATATTTCTCTCAATGCTGAGAGCATATGATAGAATTGCTTATGCTGATATTGTAAACGACAGAATATTTGCCTATCTTCTTGATGAGACAAACGATGAATATATCATCACTGAAAATGAATGGGAAGAAATCAAAAAAAAGATTGGGGGATTTTGTATAATGACAGACGTACTCGATAAAGCAAGAATTGTTTTATTATATCCCAGAAAAGAATCTAAACGTGAAAAAATTGAATACGAAACAGATGGCAATAAACTCTGCTCAGTGTGCGGCGAAAAAGCTGTCTACAAACTTTCAAAAACACCGGTGTGGATTTGTCCACGGCATTACAACCAACTTTTAAACCGCTCATTGTGGGACTATATTGACAGATACCTTACTGAGAAGGACCCAATCGATACTCTGTGTATTAAGTATAAAGGTAAAGATATCATCCTTGAAACATGGTTTACTGAGAAGTTAATGGAAAACATTCAGTATTACTTTAGAAATGCCGGGTTTAGAAACTTAAGACTTGACAGGGAATTATTCCTGACGGTTGTTAGAAGTTGCGATGGTGTAGTGTATGCCAACTGGATTGAAGACAAACTTGTAACCTTCCGTCTACCACTTCATGACTGCTTAATAACAAAACAGGAGTGGGAAGAGATAAAACAAAGAGTGATTGTAAAGGAGCTCTGAAAAAATCTGTATAATCGACAAAAGCCCTGATTCCAACCCAGAATTTTGTAAACTTCTGTGAACGCAAACTTTATTTTGTCTAACTGCACAGTTTCGAGAGCTTTTGCTTAAATTACGTTGCAAAAACTAAAATTTTGGTGTATAACAAATTTAGAGGGGAAAACTACACTTAAAACCTGTCTACAAAAATGTAAAAATAGAAGTCAAGTCACAGATTTTTTGCGGTTTTTGTCTTTGAAAGGTGTTCAAAGGTAAGTAAAATCAAAAGGAAGTTAGCCACGGCAAAAGTCAGAAAGTAAATTTGTCGTGGCTTTTTGTTTCTTTAGCAGGCAAAATTCTGTGCAGTAAATTTCAAAATCATGGTATAACTATAATGAGAAAAAACTTTAGCAAAAGGAGTTGATATAGCCATGAGAAAGGATATAACTTTTACAATTTAATTACAGCCTCTTCGGAAAAAGTGTACAGTTTTTAAAAAAGTATGGTATAAAAAATAATGTAAAACAATAAGAAATGAGATGAGTATCATGAGGCGTTACATTAAAAAAGTTACAGTTTTTATGCTCATAACGTTGTTATTATTTTTGACAGCGTGCGGTAACGGCGTGAAGACCAGTAAGACGACCAGCAGCAAACCAGAGTCAAAGACTAATACTGAAATGAATACAGTTGCAGTTGCAACACAGACAAAAAGTACACCAAAACCGACTGTTGCATACATCACAACAACTGAAGGGTTTGTCACACAGATTCTGCAAAGGGCAAGGGTTAACCCCGCAACATTCGAGACAGCACTTTCAATGAAATTATTCCGCCAGAAGTAAAAAGGAATTCTGTTTTGACAAGGGCACAGGCTTCGTTCATAATCTGGAACGCAATAAACAAGATCGACCAGCTCAGGGTTAAGAACGTGCCACAGAGTTACAAGGTAGAAGATTTGTGGGAAAGTTACCTGTCAGGCAAGAGCGTAGTGTTGCATACAGGGTACTCGTCACGTGGAGCATATGCGTTGTTCAACCAGTTTGTACGACTCGAAACAAAATATCCTGACGGTTCAATTAAAATCAGATACGTGTACAGTCCGATAGTAGTAGACCCTAAAAAACATCCGCATGGTACAGTCCAGGAAACACGTGCTCTGATTCAAAAGTTCAAAAAGATGTATCCTAACAAAGTTGTAATTGCTATTCCGGAAAGAAACAATATCATATGCGTTAAGAACGAAAAAGTTATTTATACGACACTTGTCCCTGACCCGAAAAATAAGAAGAAGATGATAGAGAAAAAACAAACTGTAACAAGAGATGCGTACTATATACTTTTTTGAGCGCAACAAAAAACCATATAGCTATGTCATTGGGTCAAAACTGTACAACTATTATCCAGCGGTGTTTTATACATCTGATGAAAAACCGGCCAGGTACGCCAAATATATGTCTAAATACAGTCCTCTTGACTTTGTCAGTTAAGAGGTGTTTTTGAGCTAACAAAAAATAACAAAGTCTTAATTTATGCGGGTTTCAAGAAGAGAAAAATAAAAAA is drawn from Caldicellulosiruptor naganoensis and contains these coding sequences:
- a CDS encoding beta-mannosidase, with product MRVSLDGKWKFREVGSLEYLDGTVPGCVQLDLINLDKLPDPFYGVNEVLFYSLEEKDFEYVKEFYVENLDWQVKKLVFEGIDTVADVYLNHFYLGRTNNMFLKYEFDVSTALREGKNILKVILYSPIKEAERLKKIYQSKYDYPHRSWIRKAQYSYGWDWGPRILQIGIFGSVYLELNNGLEITDEFIKTEHLSEDLAVVKVFAKINSFEKPRSVEIEISDSEYVKKVIPDVYKSKEGYFIEERIEIENPKLWFPNGYGEPHLYTFKIVVKTSNEEATKMVTTGLRTVRIIKEKDEYGESFIFEINGQKIFAKGANWIPADSILPRLKEDDYKALIKMAKDANMNMLRVWGGGIYEHDWFYSECDKNGIMVWQDFMFACAIYPDEFDFFVENFKKEAEYQIKRLRNHPCIVLWCGNNENNLGFRDWWHIGDPEFLGNRIYKKVLPQILSELDPTRPYHISSPYGGEHPNSSTAGDKHTWDIWAGWKDYIYYKHDNARFVSEFGFQAAAHLDTMKKYIPLKDQTIFSKTLRMHEKQEEGLERLIRYMAGSIGLPKDFDSFVYLSQFVQKEAIKAAVEHYRKNKFRTAGAIYWQLNDCWPVISWSSIDYLKRRKALYYESKRLFAKFLPVVEYEDGKLKVYVISDELVAKQGQLNITIWNFDGQKLYEKNITLEIPENGVVEAFSEKVKNLNILKGEWLYIPKHVETAVIGDKIDRGLLESIVFVSLFVDRVEYENYFVFEKPVNLELKPCQFEYRIEDDYIIIKPKTPAICLIVEADKDIQDNFIFARPAREYKIRLNGAQVSRVCDLVEMLIR
- a CDS encoding VWA domain-containing protein; the protein is MQPLTHDFEAVKSAIDRIDSYGGTNIAAGIRLANQQLISYSSDDRIKVIILLTDGEGYYDGNLTVQAKENNITIYTIGLGTSVDENLLKNIAAQTGGMYFPVSSASQLPQVFKRITEIVTEPIDTDGDGIPDSVEVKGARTGFGTMVYSDPNNPDTDGDGLSDKDEIGELVCGPNGEYYKSCTNPANGDTDYDGLSESEEEEYGTNPCISDTDGDGLSDGLEISMGYSPLHKNYDGDSYADKEEAEKGLDPYLYDKTWFEHIKDILAGATCGDAGEILVRYGILAERTLKSLGYLIGLIASGFIPFSDIRDAIASLVKLDFVGVFTNLLGFVPGIGDFADAARGFLKFIGLGEECISIAARFIFEKFEAWKSMFTSSVFLPIFAMLSKGQDNLKALESVVGNSGEVQKFTSEFAQHNSIDEIAKFINEQNIKFDTLKIQNIEGIEARVNEYMMKNNLTSKTIRAERFAVEAAVDYYTSLGYKCVYKARHGVKGPDLVFRKGDEYLIVEVKGAIEDFKNPMVGHKRLFNYVKDENTGEKKLLAQLSWEWLSTNPERYLGVMEKEMEPDEFARFKEFLKKKGQYRAALVYASKNERIRWDGGFDEYLKEAFIDNKNMKNIEILKMIY
- a CDS encoding glycoside hydrolase family 15 protein yields the protein MRKPHVVEAIIGNTKVLGQLDSNGILQRFYWPAVDYYQQLKLFLAAVFLDGLVFFEDENFKIKSGFVDDFAYFFEYKIADKTIFQLDFVDFETDSLVRLWETAFEDFYVFLEPMINSSSLFNAAKADKENEIIYAYFKGRYIGLAFENKIKSFTVKNGIDDAKDNQLEGWNEATNPQIAVKLENTGKVVCFLAFGNSKDEVYHKLSYLKQKGYDDIYSQNKAFWEKKFSKVKIICTEDPKNIELQKRSAYVFYTLQNSKTGGILAASEVDEKFFHCGGYGFVWGRDAAFITAAMDELGMSSEVEKFFDFKFSCQEKEGFWDQRYYTDGSLAPSWGIQIDETASVVWGFLEHCEKKNSLHLIDLYKDKLKKALLFLLRRVDEQKGVVCRSFDLWEEREGIHLYSNASIYAALKKAKKYFPELENEIEKKLKAIKNQMATRFYSPKLSRYVRSTDVKISHEEFLKLPEENRYMQKDERYEITYYFKKQDEVVDISMLGVYYPFEMIDAEDEAFKATVLAIERECQNKIVGGYKRYSDDKYIGGNPWILTTLWLAIYYKKTGQIDRAEKLFEWAKAHSLPNGLFPEQVDKLTGKPAWVVPLAWSHAMYVLYLYE
- a CDS encoding VWA domain-containing protein, with the protein product MLANSTTQAGASVQDTSLIQSPRQILFVQIEKLSNLPEPFYDLKPSYDEKLKQVKITLIKAMNYFDSDTTIVDQNFFDYIEKAVRKLEHYLNHENIKEDVVPAIEEIRTSCIQTARLVVENLKKLCEENESIFTQKQKKEFLKAIEEYNKGYEFESKRNSEQAIHFYRKSWEGLNELKKALAQLQDKDSDTCPDFLEEKFGLKTNKKDTDGDNLSDFFEVLKLFNLTDGNLVDTDKDSIPDSKEDPDEDRLTNIDEQEFGTDPLLPDTDSDELDDYFEIFTFKSSPIKCDTDEDGLFDKSEYLLGTDPNNPDTDQDGILDGLEEYRQVFTEEQTGAKVEITAEGDISKFVETRSFKDEEIFQKVYGLVSTPVDIDVYATFKEAKVYIPIETTKVPNGDIQNVKMFYFDEELKTFVPLDEQGVDVENKIVWAKTDHFTTFVLFYIPTWKAVWEVPVNKGEREVSQQTKYIDIVFVLDSSGSMSWNDPNNYRKTAAKSFVDALIQETEQLL